One segment of Methylotenera versatilis 79 DNA contains the following:
- the metW gene encoding methionine biosynthesis protein MetW, with protein MANITQNNVNSTNFDLKYRQDFAIIAGWISFGSKVLDLGCGDGTLLQFLRSSLETKGYGVEKDDANWLACLKNGTNVIQMDLEAGLSGFEDQSFDTVILSQTLQAMHNTEEIVQEMLRVGHEIIVTFPNFGYWRNRMQITNGSMPVSKTLPYQWYDTPNVHLCTINDFDQFCRNHKITVIERKVITEEQEISFMPNLLGNLAMYRLKAS; from the coding sequence ATGGCAAATATCACTCAAAATAATGTAAATTCTACAAATTTTGACCTTAAGTATCGTCAAGATTTTGCCATTATTGCTGGCTGGATTAGTTTCGGCTCGAAAGTGCTGGATTTAGGTTGTGGCGATGGCACATTATTACAGTTTTTACGCAGCAGCTTAGAAACCAAAGGTTATGGTGTTGAGAAGGATGATGCCAATTGGCTGGCGTGTTTAAAAAACGGTACCAATGTAATTCAAATGGATTTAGAGGCTGGTTTATCAGGCTTTGAAGATCAATCGTTTGATACGGTCATTCTCTCGCAAACCCTGCAAGCTATGCATAATACCGAAGAAATCGTGCAAGAAATGCTGCGTGTAGGTCATGAAATTATTGTTACATTTCCTAATTTTGGCTATTGGCGTAACCGTATGCAAATCACCAACGGTAGCATGCCAGTATCAAAAACTTTACCGTATCAATGGTATGACACACCCAACGTACACCTTTGCACGATCAATGATTTTGACCAATTTTGTAGAAATCACAAAATTACAGTCATAGAACGTAAAGTAATTACTGAAGAACAAGAAATCAGCTTTATGCCGAATTTACTGGGTAATTTAGCCATGTATCGGTTAAAAGCGAGTTAA
- a CDS encoding porin produces MKTKLSLAVASALLAAASSANAGIIIPAGDWTLDIGGVVNAYYTTTRTSGDDIALGGGAVNLGGGNANGESRTNNITTGLLPNYLSVSGKTRQNDLDVGFTISINPGASTTQAGIQTGLLNQENRQAFLTFGDKSWGSIKLGKDLGIFASDAILNDMTLLGVGSGAGFLAGNTTTLGRIGSGFIYADWKSQIAYTSPNWSGFSFTAGVTQSWDALSITNIGTAAAPIAGDAGAFGREGSVPAIEAKASYEWTGDVGGKVWVSGITQKLELATGGSERANGYDVGATINLAGFGLTGYYYDGKGLGTTVQLLGAVDQNGNRRDSNGGYVQGTYTLPGVGTKLGLSWGISKLDRNGGDVLAADLENEMWTVGAYHPLTKHLNLVAEYSDVKTDFGALDSKAKTVSLGAILFF; encoded by the coding sequence ATGAAAACAAAATTAAGTTTAGCAGTTGCATCAGCTTTATTAGCTGCAGCATCAAGCGCTAACGCTGGTATTATCATTCCAGCTGGCGATTGGACATTGGACATCGGTGGTGTTGTAAACGCTTACTACACAACTACACGTACAAGTGGTGATGATATTGCTCTTGGTGGCGGCGCAGTAAATTTAGGCGGCGGTAATGCTAACGGCGAATCACGTACAAACAACATTACAACAGGTTTATTACCAAACTACCTATCAGTTTCTGGTAAAACACGTCAAAACGACTTAGATGTTGGTTTCACTATCAGCATCAACCCAGGCGCTTCAACAACACAAGCTGGTATTCAAACAGGTTTGTTAAACCAAGAAAATCGTCAAGCGTTCTTAACATTTGGTGACAAATCATGGGGCTCTATCAAATTAGGTAAAGACTTAGGTATTTTCGCTTCTGACGCTATCTTAAACGACATGACATTATTGGGCGTTGGTTCTGGTGCTGGCTTCTTAGCTGGTAACACAACTACTCTTGGTCGTATCGGTTCTGGTTTTATCTATGCTGACTGGAAATCACAAATTGCTTACACATCACCAAACTGGAGCGGTTTCAGTTTCACAGCTGGTGTAACACAATCATGGGATGCTTTAAGCATTACTAACATCGGTACAGCAGCAGCTCCTATTGCTGGTGATGCTGGTGCGTTTGGTCGTGAAGGCTCAGTACCTGCTATCGAAGCTAAAGCTTCATATGAGTGGACTGGCGATGTAGGTGGTAAAGTTTGGGTTTCTGGTATTACACAAAAATTAGAGCTAGCAACTGGTGGTTCTGAGCGTGCAAACGGTTATGATGTTGGTGCTACAATTAACTTGGCTGGCTTTGGCTTGACTGGTTACTACTATGACGGTAAAGGTTTAGGTACTACAGTGCAGTTATTAGGCGCTGTTGACCAAAATGGTAATCGTCGTGATTCAAACGGCGGATACGTTCAAGGTACTTATACACTTCCAGGCGTAGGTACTAAATTAGGTCTTAGCTGGGGTATTTCTAAGTTAGATCGTAACGGTGGCGATGTATTAGCTGCAGATCTAGAAAACGAAATGTGGACAGTTGGTGCATACCATCCGTTAACAAAACACTTGAACTTAGTTGCTGAATACTCAGATGTTAAAACTGACTTCGGTGCTTTAGATTCAAAAGCAAAAACTGTGTCTTTGGGCGCAATCTTATTCTTCTAG
- the prmC gene encoding peptide chain release factor N(5)-glutamine methyltransferase, which yields MQSNTIIQLIQSSQTELNIHLNLNLQEAKFEAQLLLLHVLNKDRSWLIAHENEIVQADTDEKFQTLLNRRLNGEPIAYILGYREFYGLHLKVTPDTLIPRPDTETLVEAALSKIPSRTFQHETLQAKSVLDLGTGTGAIALAIAKNRSLADVIAVDVSQAALNIAIENAKNLTIYNVQFLLSDWFGSLNERKFDLIVSNPPYIEDDDVHLKQGDLRFEPQSALASGYDGLKDIRQIIDCAPKYLNTGGWLMLEHGYNQAPVVAALFKQAGFVEISHVLDLSGIERVTIGRF from the coding sequence ATGCAATCTAATACAATCATTCAGCTGATTCAATCTAGTCAAACCGAATTAAATATACATTTAAATTTAAACCTTCAAGAGGCCAAATTCGAAGCACAACTTTTGTTACTGCATGTATTGAATAAAGACCGCTCATGGTTAATTGCACATGAGAATGAGATCGTACAAGCAGATACTGACGAGAAATTTCAAACATTATTAAATCGCCGATTAAATGGTGAGCCGATTGCTTATATTTTAGGTTATCGCGAATTTTACGGTTTACATTTAAAAGTCACGCCCGATACTTTGATTCCAAGACCTGATACAGAAACGCTAGTAGAAGCCGCGCTCAGTAAAATTCCATCACGCACTTTTCAGCATGAAACCTTACAAGCAAAATCTGTTTTAGATTTGGGTACTGGAACTGGCGCAATCGCGTTAGCTATTGCTAAAAATCGCTCTCTCGCAGATGTAATTGCAGTAGATGTCAGTCAGGCCGCACTGAATATCGCGATTGAAAATGCCAAAAACTTAACCATTTATAATGTGCAATTTCTGTTAAGTGATTGGTTTGGATCATTAAATGAGAGAAAGTTTGATTTGATTGTGAGCAATCCACCCTATATTGAAGACGATGATGTGCATTTAAAACAAGGTGATTTACGTTTTGAGCCACAATCTGCGCTGGCTTCTGGCTATGATGGTTTAAAAGATATTCGTCAAATCATCGATTGCGCGCCAAAATATTTAAATACTGGCGGCTGGTTAATGCTTGAACATGGTTATAACCAAGCACCAGTTGTCGCGGCATTATTTAAACAAGCCGGCTTTGTTGAAATTAGCCATGTGTTAGATTTAAGTGGGATTGAACGCGTAACAATTGGGCGGTTTTGA
- the metX gene encoding homoserine O-succinyltransferase MetX: MLKNNSVRMDSIGIVSAQTAYFDEPLQLKSGEILSNFHLVYETYGTLNADKSNAVIICHALSGNHHVAGKYAETDKNSGWWDNLIGPNNGVDSNKPLDTNKFFVIGLNNLGGCHGSSGPSSVDATTSKPFGANFPIVTVEDWVNSQARLLDYLGIKTLAAVIGGSLGGMQALQWTIAYPDRVKHALVIASAPNLTAQNIAFNEVARQAIMTDPEFYAGDYYAHNTVPKRGLRIARMLGHITYLSDDAMGEKFGRKLKDTLKYGFDVEFEMESYLRYQGDKFAGEFDANTYLRMTRALDYYDPALEYNGDLSAALNNVKAQFLVLSFTSDWRFSPARSREIVKALLDNELTVSYAEVTAAHGHDAFLMPDAHYHAILRAYLQKVEV; encoded by the coding sequence ATGCTAAAAAATAATTCCGTACGCATGGACTCTATAGGAATAGTGTCTGCACAAACCGCCTATTTTGATGAGCCGCTTCAGTTAAAAAGCGGCGAAATTTTATCGAATTTTCATTTGGTTTATGAAACTTATGGCACTTTAAATGCGGATAAAAGCAATGCTGTGATTATTTGCCATGCACTTTCTGGCAACCATCATGTTGCGGGGAAATATGCTGAAACGGATAAAAATTCCGGCTGGTGGGATAACCTGATTGGGCCAAATAACGGCGTTGATTCCAATAAACCTTTAGACACCAATAAATTTTTCGTGATCGGGCTGAATAATTTGGGTGGCTGTCACGGCAGTAGCGGACCTTCTAGTGTTGACGCTACAACAAGTAAGCCTTTTGGCGCAAATTTCCCCATTGTAACGGTTGAAGATTGGGTGAATTCACAAGCACGTTTGCTGGATTATTTAGGCATTAAAACACTGGCTGCTGTGATTGGTGGCAGTTTAGGTGGCATGCAGGCTTTACAGTGGACAATTGCTTACCCAGACCGCGTTAAACATGCACTTGTGATTGCATCTGCACCCAACTTAACCGCACAAAACATCGCATTTAATGAAGTCGCACGCCAGGCAATTATGACGGATCCTGAGTTTTATGCTGGCGATTACTACGCACACAATACCGTACCAAAACGCGGTTTGCGTATTGCGCGTATGCTCGGGCATATCACCTATTTAAGCGATGATGCAATGGGTGAAAAATTCGGCCGTAAGCTTAAAGACACACTCAAATATGGCTTTGATGTGGAATTTGAAATGGAATCTTATTTGCGTTATCAAGGCGATAAATTTGCAGGTGAATTCGATGCCAATACTTATTTGCGCATGACGCGCGCGTTGGATTATTACGACCCCGCGCTAGAATATAATGGCGATTTAAGTGCAGCACTTAACAATGTGAAAGCACAATTTTTAGTGCTTTCATTTACCAGCGATTGGCGTTTTTCGCCTGCGCGTTCACGCGAAATTGTGAAGGCTTTGCTCGATAACGAACTCACTGTGAGCTATGCAGAAGTGACTGCAGCACATGGCCACGATGCTTTTTTAATGCCCGATGCACATTATCATGCGATTTTACGTGCCTATTTACAAAAAGTTGAGGTGTAA